Within the Caldisericum sp. genome, the region GGCTCTTCCTTTGATTCCGATTATGCAGAGGAAGTTTATTTTAAATGCGGGCAGTTGCTTGCAAAGAATGGCATTAATCTAAATCTTGCTCCAGTTGTCGATATTTATGCAACCGAAGGAAATGTTATCGGGATTCGGTCGTTTGGAAGTTCTGAAGATTTAGTAGGAGAGTTTGGCAAGAAAGCAATACTTGGTTTGCACAGAGCAGGAGTTTATGCATGCGCTAAGCATTTTATAGGTTATGGAAAAGTTCTCGAGGATCCCCATTTAGTCCTTCCCAAAAGTGATCTTGATTTAAATGAGTTAGAAATAGCATTGTTCCCTTTTAGAAAAGTTAGTGATATTACTGATTTCATAATGACCGCACATGTTATAGTCCCGATTATTGATGAATTACCGATAACTTTTTCAAAGAAAGGCATAGACCTTTTGAAAGAATTTTTTAATGGTGTAATACTTACAGATGATCTTGAAATGGGTGGAGCAAAGGTGTTTCCAATTCATGAAATTCCTGTAAAAGCACTTGAAAGCGGTAATGATATGCTTGCAGTATGCAGTAATTTTGAGATACAAAAAGAAATGGTGCACTCCATAGAGCACTCACACATTAATTTAGATTCGCATATTGAAAAAATAGAAAACTTGAAAGAATATGAGAAATTAGAAGATATTCCTCTTAGAGAAGATTACTATGTTACACTTTTAAAGGATAACGGATTTATTCCGAAGGATAATTTTAAGTTTTTCTCTTTTTCTCTATTTGGTGAAGTTAAAGTTGAAGAAGGAATAGATACTATTGGGGATTTCTCTTTAGATCCTGACGAAGGAGAGATTCAGAAAATAGTTTCGCAGATTTCAAAAGGTGATAATGTTGTAATATCAGTTTATAATGTGTTTAGGCACCAATCTCAAAAAGTGCTTGTATCGAAAGTTAAAGAGGTTGCAGATAAGGTTTGTGTGATTGTCGCTGGCGATCCTGTTGATAGACATATATTTGACTTTGTCGATTGTATCATTCTCACATTTTCACCGCTACCGAAAATTATAGAGAAAACGCTCGATGTTATTAGAGGAAAATTAGAACCGAAAGGAAGGCTTCCTGTATGAAAATAAGAGAAATACTTGATAAATCATTAGAAGAAAATGTTGCAACTGGCTTAGCGTTTGCAGTCTTAAGGAAGGATAAGGTCATTTTTGAATATACCGCTGGAAAAACCGGGGAAGAAGGAGAACCTATTAACGAAAATACACTTTTTGACCTTGCATCTCTAACAAAGGTTGTGTTTACCACTCCCGTTATTTTGCGTCTTGTCGAGGATGGTCTTATTTCACTAAAAGATCCAATTAGCTATTACTTAAAAGATTTCCCCACAAATGTTACGCTTCTTAATCTTATAACTCATACGGCTGGGTTAAAAGCATGGATTCCACTTTTTTCTGATGATCTAAGCCTTACTACTGAAGAACCTCACGATGTCAAACCAATAACTAAAACCGAGGCTTTAGAGAAGATTAAAAAATTTGGTTTTGTAAGACTACCAAACGAGGTTGTAGAATATAGTGACCTTGGATTCATCCTTCTTGGGTTCATCATTGAGGATGTTCTTCAAAAACCCCTTAAAGAAATTGCAAGGGAATTCTATGATGATTTGGGAATGTTCGATACAGGATTTGAAGCAAAGGGGAGCGTTGTAGAGACAGAGTTAGTTAAAGGTATTCATATTAAAGGTGTTGTCCATGACGAGAACGCAAGGGCATTGGGTGGTGCTTCTGGACATGCAGGGCTTTTTTCAAATTTGAAAGATCTTGAGACATTTTCGTTACTTATATTGAATGAGGGTAAATTTTTAGATAAGACACTATTAACTCCCTTTTCTTTTAAACTTATAAGGACAACTTTTACAGAAGGGCTTAATGAAGAAAGAACAGTTGGCTTTGTTAAGGGGAAGTCTCTAAATATTGCACCTGATTTTGCTCCCGACGACTCAATTGGCCACTCTGGATTTACAGGGACTTCCATCTTTTTTGATTTCGAAAACTCTATTTCTATTATTCTTCTTACAAACAGAGTTTATTTTGGAAGGAAAAATATGTTGCATATGCACCTTAGGAGAGTAGTTTCGAATAAGGTCTACACGGAGTTACTATGAAAGCGATAGGCATAATGAGCGGGACTTCTCTTGATGGAATAACCGTTTCTCTTATAGAAAGCGGGCTTAACGGAGAGGATTTTAAGGTTTTAAACTATAAAACATATCCATTCGAGGAATCACTTAAAGACTTAATTCGAGATGTATCCGAAAGAGGAACTACAAAGGATATATCTAATTTGCATTACAAACTTGGTAAACTTTATGCTGAAGTAGTTTCTGAATTTATTAAAGATCTTGAAATCGATGCATCATCTATTGAAGTAATAGGACTTCACGGTCAAACGATTTATCATGAGGATCGAGTTTCAACTCTACAGATAGGTGAACCTTCTTATTTAGCAGTAGAAACTCATATCGATGTAGTATCCAATTTCAGGGCGAAAGATATAGCGCTATCGGGAAATGGAGCTCCACTTATTCCATACTTTGATTATCTTGTTTTTAAAGATTTTGCTCCAATCGTTTTACAGAATCTTGGTGGTATCTCTAATCTCACATTTGTAAAGGATAAAGATATTAATAATGTTATTGCATTCGATATAGGTCCTTCTAATATGCTTCTTGATGGTCTTTCAAAGGCACTTTTTGATGTTCCATATGATGAAGATGGAAAATTAGCAAGTAATGGCAAGATTAACGATGAAGTTTTGTCGTATCTCTTATCACATCCATATTTAAAGAGAAATCCTCCGAAAAGTGCAGGTAGAAATGAATTTGGTGACGAATTTCTTAAGGAGATCCTTAATGAGTTTTATTATTCTGGTAAGATAAACAAATTTGATTTAATAGCAACTGCAAACTTTTTTGTTGCATACTCCATTTATGATGCTTACAAGCGTTTCCTGGGCGAAGTGCCTCCTGTGGTTGTCCTTTCAGGTGGGGGAAGCAAAAACAGGACACTTGTTTCAAATTTAAAAAAACTTTTAGGAAACACCGAACTTAAGTTTTCAGATGATTTCGGAATTCCATCAGAATCAAAAGAGGCGTCTGCCTTTGCACTGTATGCTCTTAGGACAAAATACAGGAAAAAATGCGGAATTCCAAAAACTACAGGTGCGAAAGATATGTCAATTTGGGGGTGCATAACTTATGGAGAATGAGTTTTTTATGCATAAAGAAATTCAGGAATCCGTAAAACTTATTAAAGAGTATTCTCAAAGAAAAACCGAATTTGAGGGTATTTATAAAAAAATATCAAACTATGCTCCAAACACCGTTATTTTTATTTCAAGAGGGACTTCTGATAATGCTGCAACTTATGGGAAGTATGTTTTTGAATATGCTTTTTCTATACCATCTTCCTTTGCTTCATTTTCTCTTTACACCTGGTATAAAAGGTACCCAAAACTTAAAAATGTCCTTGGAATAGCGATAAGCCAATCAGGTGAAACTGAAGACGTCGTTAAAGTCGTTGAAACTTTTAACAAAGAGAATGCACTTTCAATAGGAATCACAAATAACGAGAACTCAAGACTTTACAAAATCTCAGATATTCCTTTCTTACTTAGGGGAGGAGAGGAGCATAGTGTTTCTGCAACTAAAACTTATACTTTGACTCTTATGTTTTTCCTTCATCTTGCAAATTTCGTACTCAAGGATATTGACTTTGAAAGTCTTCACAAAGGAGTTCTGTATGTTCTGAAAAACGAGGATTATATCGCTAAACTTACAGAAAGATATAAGTTTGCAAAACACTTTTTTATCTTAGGGAGAGGCTTTAATTATCCTACAGCCCTTGAGTTTGCGCTGAAATTAAGGGAAACTTCAATTGTAAATGCAGTTGGTTTTTCATCTGTCGATTTTTTGCATGGACCAATTGCTTCGCTTACCAATGAAACACCTGTTATATTCTTTCTGCCAAAAGATGAGACTTATGATTCCAACTTAGCGATTTTAAAGAGGATAAAAGATGAAGGTGGCGATGTTTTAGTTGTAAGTGATGTTGAGGGATTGAATAACCTTTCTTTTAAAATTCCTTCAGTTTCAACGCTTCTTTATCCTGTTGTATTTGCTATATTTTTGCAACTTTTCTCATTCTACCTATCAAGAGAAAAGGGGCTTAATCCCGATAAACCATCAAAATTAAAGAAGGTGACTTATGGAATATAAAGTATTTAAAGTTTCAAGGTGCTACTGCCCAGAATTCATAGAAAGCGAATTATTTATAGAGGTTGTTAATGGTGTTATTGTTTCTATTAGCGACAAACTTCATACAACGGATTTCATTGATCTTAGCGATTTTTTGGTCATGCCTGGTTTTGTTGATGTGCACATTCACGGTTTTGAAGGGGTAGATGTAAATCGTGATGGTATAGGTGGCATTAAAAAAATGTCGAAAGAACTCCCCAAAACAGGTGTAGTTGCGTTTCTTCCAACGCTTGTTTCCGATTCCAAAGAAAATATTCTTAAGATTTTAGAAGATTTTAATCCGAATGATGATTTTGAGGGCGCAATTCCACTGGGTATTCACCTTGAAGGAGTTTTTATAAATCCAAAAAAGCATGGAGCAATGGATGAAAGATTTTTTGTAAAACCTGATATTGATTATGCAAAGGAATTAATCAGGCATGGTAATGTAAGGAAGTTTACGGTTGCACCAGAACTTGAAAATGCAATTCCNNNNNNNNNNNNNNNNNNNNNNNNNNNNNNNNNNNNNNNNNNNNNNNNNNNNNNNNNNNNNNNNNNNNNNNNNNNNNNNNNNNNNNNNNNNNNNNNNNNNAGATAGACTTGTCCTCGTAACCGATGCAATTGAAGCAACAAACCTCAAAGATGGTATTTACAAACTCGGGAACTACGATGTATTTGTAAGCGATGGAACTGCAAGGTTAAAAGACGGAACACTTGCGGGCTCTATTCTGACTATGGATAGAGGATTCAAGAACTTAGTTAAATTTGGTGATTTTTCTTTTGGTGATGCGGTAGTATCTTCATCTCTACTTCCTTCAAGAAGCATTGGTGAAAAAATGCTTGGTGATATAAAAGTAGGCAAGTTTGCAAGTTTTGTATGTATGGATGAATCGTTAAATGTTAAGAAAACAATTGTAAAAGGTAAAATTGTTTACGAGGGATAATATGTTTTTTGTGAATAAGCCTTACTCAAATATGTATTCAAAGCCATTTGAAGGTGAGGTTATCTCTCAGGTTATAATGGGAGAAAAAGTTGAAGTTCTTGAGACGATTAATTCATTTGTAAAGATCCAGGCGTCCGATGGATATGTGGGATATGTGAATGATGATGCAATAATAGAGGCAGAAGATGTTAAGGATATAGTTATTATAAAAGAACCGCTTGTTAATGCTTATTTTGAGCCATCAGTTAAGTCTAAACTTGTTTATACACTCCCCATAGGAAGCATACTTATAAATGGTATGCGAAGAGAAAACGGCTACCATCTTGTAAAAAATTTTTCAGGAGATAATTTTTACATCCAGGAAAACACATTTATTGAAACACAATTTCCCTTTAGATACCAAAAACAAAATTGTAAAAATATTTTAAAAACTGCTCTACAATTTCTAAATGTGCCATATTTTTGGGGTGGAAAAACTCCCTTTGGTTTTGACTGTTCTGGATTTGTTCAGACAGTTTTTGCTCTTAATGGTTATAATTTGAAAAGAGATGCCTATATGCAGGCTGAGATGGATATTTTTGGAACAGTTGATATAACTGATTTAAAGCCATGCGATTTAATTTTCTTTGGGAAGGATCGTATTAATCATGTTGCTATATTCATAGGGGCAGATAGATTCATTCATGCAACAACCACTTATGTTCCAAAGGTGCAGATAAGTAAGTTGGATGAATTCTGGATCTCAAAAATTGCTCTTATAAGGAGGCTCAATTGGTAAAAGCAGAGCATTTAAAGAGCGGCGACAGGGTTGCTGTTGTCTCTCTTGCAAGCACACCTTTTAAAGAAAAATTTGATAGAGGGATTAAGTTTTTAAAGGATTACGGATTAGATGTTGTTATCGATGAACATATTTTCGATGAATATGGATATCTTGCAGGAAGTGACAAAACAAGAGCAGATATTTTAAATGAATATTTCGGGGATAAATCTATCAAGGCAATTTTTTCTACCTGTGGCGGGTATGGGAGTGGACGAATTCTACCCTATCTTGATTTTGATATAATTTGTAAAAATCCAAAAATCTTTGTCGGATATTCAGATATAACTTCTCTACATCTTGCGCTTAATAAGAAATGCGGACTTATCACTTTTTATGGACAGATGGTTGCAGTTGATCTTGGTAAAGACGAAAACTCTCATACGCTTATGCGCTATCTTATGGATAAGACTTTTACACCTATGTTTAAATTCGATGCAATGAGACCTCTGAATAAGGGTATTGCAAGAGGAAAACTTTTTGGCGGTTGCCTTACGCTTGTAGATGCACTTATTGGAACTGAATTTGAAATTGAAAGTAAAGATTCTATATTCTTTTTCGAAGAAGTTGAAGAGCATTTTCATGATATTGATAGAATGCTTTTACACCTGAAATTATCAAAAAAATTGGAAGAATTTAATGGATTTCTTGCAGGCGATATGGTTGATATAACTCAAAAGGATAAAAAAAGAGCAACGCTTACACTTGACGAGATTTATAAAGACTATTTAATTGAAACAAACAAACCGGTTATTTCTAATTTTCCCTCAGGTCATGGCGAGGTTTTTGTTCCGCTTCCTTTGGGTGTATCAGTTGAACTAAATGCAGATGAGAATTATGTTAAGATTATCGAAGGGAGTGTCTCATAAATGGGCTTAGAAAATGAATATTTTGAAATACTTAATGGAAAATACTTTTTTTCAAAGGTTGACCTATTAGAACTTGCAGAAACATATGGAACGCCTCTTTATGTGATATCAAAAGAGAAAATAGAGAAAAATATTGATGAGTTTACGATTGCACTAAAGAATAATTTTAAAGAAGCGCACATTGCATATGCAAGTAAAGCGTTTTCAACAAAGGAAATTTACCGCATTCTTCTTGAGAATGGTCTTTATGCTGATACTGTATCGATGGGTGAAATCTTGACTGCAAAGTCTGTTGATTTTCCGTTTGAGAAGCTCTTTTTCCATGGTAATGCAAAAACTGACGAAGACCTCGAATTTGCAATAGTTAATGGAGTTAATATTGTCGTTGATAATGAGAGTGAGTTCAATTCAATTATAAGAATTGCTGAAAAAACTAATAAAATCGCAAAAATTCTCTTCAGGATTAAGCCAGAGGTCGAGGCTCAAACACACTCCTATATCATAACAGGTCATAAACTTTCTAAGTTTGGTTTGGATTTGTTAAAAGCTTATAACCTTGTAGAAGTTGCTTTAAAAACAAAAAGAATAAA harbors:
- a CDS encoding glycoside hydrolase family 3 protein, coding for MGDVGKVFMFGFEEGVLSLERLKFFKSVGAKNFILFRRNIEHLKENIDILKNEFENPIIAVDCEGGNVRRFKETEKFMFSNMNIGSSFDSDYAEEVYFKCGQLLAKNGINLNLAPVVDIYATEGNVIGIRSFGSSEDLVGEFGKKAILGLHRAGVYACAKHFIGYGKVLEDPHLVLPKSDLDLNELEIALFPFRKVSDITDFIMTAHVIVPIIDELPITFSKKGIDLLKEFFNGVILTDDLEMGGAKVFPIHEIPVKALESGNDMLAVCSNFEIQKEMVHSIEHSHINLDSHIEKIENLKEYEKLEDIPLREDYYVTLLKDNGFIPKDNFKFFSFSLFGEVKVEEGIDTIGDFSLDPDEGEIQKIVSQISKGDNVVISVYNVFRHQSQKVLVSKVKEVADKVCVIVAGDPVDRHIFDFVDCIILTFSPLPKIIEKTLDVIRGKLEPKGRLPV
- a CDS encoding beta-lactamase family protein; translated protein: MKIREILDKSLEENVATGLAFAVLRKDKVIFEYTAGKTGEEGEPINENTLFDLASLTKVVFTTPVILRLVEDGLISLKDPISYYLKDFPTNVTLLNLITHTAGLKAWIPLFSDDLSLTTEEPHDVKPITKTEALEKIKKFGFVRLPNEVVEYSDLGFILLGFIIEDVLQKPLKEIAREFYDDLGMFDTGFEAKGSVVETELVKGIHIKGVVHDENARALGGASGHAGLFSNLKDLETFSLLILNEGKFLDKTLLTPFSFKLIRTTFTEGLNEERTVGFVKGKSLNIAPDFAPDDSIGHSGFTGTSIFFDFENSISIILLTNRVYFGRKNMLHMHLRRVVSNKVYTELL
- a CDS encoding anhydro-N-acetylmuramic acid kinase, translated to MKAIGIMSGTSLDGITVSLIESGLNGEDFKVLNYKTYPFEESLKDLIRDVSERGTTKDISNLHYKLGKLYAEVVSEFIKDLEIDASSIEVIGLHGQTIYHEDRVSTLQIGEPSYLAVETHIDVVSNFRAKDIALSGNGAPLIPYFDYLVFKDFAPIVLQNLGGISNLTFVKDKDINNVIAFDIGPSNMLLDGLSKALFDVPYDEDGKLASNGKINDEVLSYLLSHPYLKRNPPKSAGRNEFGDEFLKEILNEFYYSGKINKFDLIATANFFVAYSIYDAYKRFLGEVPPVVVLSGGGSKNRTLVSNLKKLLGNTELKFSDDFGIPSESKEASAFALYALRTKYRKKCGIPKTTGAKDMSIWGCITYGE
- a CDS encoding SIS domain-containing protein; this encodes MHKEIQESVKLIKEYSQRKTEFEGIYKKISNYAPNTVIFISRGTSDNAATYGKYVFEYAFSIPSSFASFSLYTWYKRYPKLKNVLGIAISQSGETEDVVKVVETFNKENALSIGITNNENSRLYKISDIPFLLRGGEEHSVSATKTYTLTLMFFLHLANFVLKDIDFESLHKGVLYVLKNEDYIAKLTERYKFAKHFFILGRGFNYPTALEFALKLRETSIVNAVGFSSVDFLHGPIASLTNETPVIFFLPKDETYDSNLAILKRIKDEGGDVLVVSDVEGLNNLSFKIPSVSTLLYPVVFAIFLQLFSFYLSREKGLNPDKPSKLKKVTYGI
- a CDS encoding amidohydrolase family protein, whose amino-acid sequence is MEYKVFKVSRCYCPEFIESELFIEVVNGVIVSISDKLHTTDFIDLSDFLVMPGFVDVHIHGFEGVDVNRDGIGGIKKMSKELPKTGVVAFLPTLVSDSKENILKILEDFNPNDDFEGAIPLGIHLEGVFINPKKHGAMDERFFVKPDIDYAKELIRHGNVRKFTVAPELENAIP
- a CDS encoding amidohydrolase family protein, coding for DRLVLVTDAIEATNLKDGIYKLGNYDVFVSDGTARLKDGTLAGSILTMDRGFKNLVKFGDFSFGDAVVSSSLLPSRSIGEKMLGDIKVGKFASFVCMDESLNVKKTIVKGKIVYEG
- a CDS encoding C40 family peptidase, giving the protein MFFVNKPYSNMYSKPFEGEVISQVIMGEKVEVLETINSFVKIQASDGYVGYVNDDAIIEAEDVKDIVIIKEPLVNAYFEPSVKSKLVYTLPIGSILINGMRRENGYHLVKNFSGDNFYIQENTFIETQFPFRYQKQNCKNILKTALQFLNVPYFWGGKTPFGFDCSGFVQTVFALNGYNLKRDAYMQAEMDIFGTVDITDLKPCDLIFFGKDRINHVAIFIGADRFIHATTTYVPKVQISKLDEFWISKIALIRRLNW
- a CDS encoding LD-carboxypeptidase; the protein is MVKAEHLKSGDRVAVVSLASTPFKEKFDRGIKFLKDYGLDVVIDEHIFDEYGYLAGSDKTRADILNEYFGDKSIKAIFSTCGGYGSGRILPYLDFDIICKNPKIFVGYSDITSLHLALNKKCGLITFYGQMVAVDLGKDENSHTLMRYLMDKTFTPMFKFDAMRPLNKGIARGKLFGGCLTLVDALIGTEFEIESKDSIFFFEEVEEHFHDIDRMLLHLKLSKKLEEFNGFLAGDMVDITQKDKKRATLTLDEIYKDYLIETNKPVISNFPSGHGEVFVPLPLGVSVELNADENYVKIIEGSVS